The Pirellulales bacterium genome window below encodes:
- a CDS encoding prolipoprotein diacylglyceryl transferase family protein gives MPWLYQAIIALAIATGIILSRLTQRSAPLTASQRLGIGVGAFVGAMLGAKLPFALADWNQLLSGGAWFSDGKTILTGLVGGYVGVVVAKWSLDIHVHTGDSFAMPVAASVAVGRLGCFVAGCCYGSVTTLPWGVVFPQHGSLPRHPTQLYEAAFHGLAALALGWLQSAGLFRGDLMKLYIIVYAGYRFLTEFIRDEQPLWLDLTGYQWASLVIILLFAGLWRRDVTHRSRPGISQPIA, from the coding sequence ATGCCGTGGCTCTATCAAGCAATTATCGCCCTGGCGATCGCGACCGGGATCATCCTCAGTCGCTTGACGCAGCGCAGTGCGCCTCTTACCGCTTCGCAACGTCTGGGGATCGGCGTAGGAGCTTTTGTTGGCGCCATGCTGGGGGCGAAACTTCCCTTCGCCTTGGCCGACTGGAACCAGTTGCTTAGCGGCGGAGCATGGTTCAGCGACGGCAAAACGATCCTGACGGGCCTGGTCGGTGGGTACGTCGGTGTGGTGGTCGCTAAATGGTCACTCGACATTCATGTTCACACAGGCGATAGCTTTGCCATGCCCGTGGCCGCCTCGGTGGCGGTGGGGCGATTGGGTTGTTTCGTCGCCGGTTGCTGTTACGGTAGTGTGACCACATTGCCCTGGGGCGTCGTATTTCCGCAACACGGATCGTTGCCTCGGCACCCGACCCAGCTGTATGAGGCGGCCTTTCATGGTCTCGCGGCCCTCGCACTTGGCTGGCTGCAGAGCGCCGGTCTGTTTCGCGGCGACCTGATGAAACTCTATATAATCGTCTACGCTGGCTACCGTTTTCTGACTGAATTTATCCGCGACGAACAACCATTGTGGCTCGACCTGACCGGATACCAATGGGCCTCGCTGGTAATCATTCTATTATTCGCCGGTCTGTGGCGGCGCGACGTGACGCACAGGAGCCGGCCTGGAATTTCGCAGCCGATAGCTTGA
- a CDS encoding radical SAM protein, with translation MQLREHTFLGMTQSLCPECLSLVPAKIIVRDDGRVYFRKRCPTHGVREDFICSDARHYDRMEYSLPGKVPPQMGVEPDLGCPYDCGLCTEHEQHTCVGVLEITSSCNLSCPMCYAHSGPGGKHLSFEECVAAIDRLVEVEGRPEVLQLSGGEPTLHPEFLRVLEYACAQPIDIVMINTNGIRFAHDSEFVRRVAEYKHRLEIYFQFDGLSDDSYRALRGEPLLDIKLRALESLGQAGVRTTLVTTLQPAVNEHEIGAIVRFGLERPWITGISFQPATYSGRFVLPEQLEQRITFPDVVRYIATQTEGLFRESDFMPLPCAHPNCHTLTYAYRSPRGVIPLSRFIDAENHLDILANGITFTRPRARQLIEQYLNKLGCCAGGNCDPGGDRPSAQIVQIAMPGAGPEIASLAEEFFTRALAEQLSPSDVFRITITSFLDAYNFDVRRLMKCCIHHVLPSGHVIPFCAYNVLYRDGHVALPELRNAIAVSVSRQA, from the coding sequence ATGCAATTGCGCGAACACACATTTCTCGGCATGACGCAAAGTTTGTGCCCCGAGTGCTTGTCACTGGTGCCGGCCAAGATTATTGTCCGCGACGACGGTCGCGTTTACTTTCGCAAGCGCTGTCCCACGCATGGCGTGCGCGAGGACTTTATCTGCTCCGATGCCCGTCATTACGATCGCATGGAGTACAGCCTGCCGGGCAAAGTGCCGCCGCAAATGGGAGTCGAGCCCGACCTGGGATGCCCCTACGATTGCGGGCTATGCACCGAACACGAACAGCACACGTGCGTCGGCGTGCTGGAAATTACCTCGTCGTGCAATCTGTCATGCCCGATGTGCTACGCACACAGCGGACCGGGTGGCAAGCACCTGTCGTTCGAGGAATGTGTCGCGGCCATCGATCGACTGGTCGAGGTCGAAGGCCGACCCGAGGTCTTGCAGCTCTCTGGCGGCGAGCCGACTTTGCATCCCGAATTCTTGCGTGTGCTCGAGTATGCCTGCGCGCAGCCGATCGACATCGTGATGATCAATACCAACGGCATACGCTTCGCGCACGATAGCGAGTTCGTGCGGCGCGTGGCCGAATATAAACATCGCCTGGAAATCTACTTTCAGTTCGATGGTTTGAGCGACGACAGTTATCGGGCTCTACGTGGCGAGCCGCTGTTGGATATTAAACTGCGCGCCCTCGAAAGCTTGGGGCAGGCTGGAGTGCGAACCACGTTGGTGACAACGCTTCAGCCGGCCGTCAATGAACATGAAATCGGCGCGATTGTGCGGTTTGGTTTAGAGCGGCCCTGGATCACAGGCATCAGCTTTCAACCAGCGACGTACTCGGGCCGTTTCGTGCTGCCAGAGCAATTGGAACAACGGATCACGTTTCCAGATGTCGTCCGCTACATCGCGACTCAGACCGAAGGTCTATTTCGCGAATCGGATTTCATGCCGTTGCCGTGCGCACATCCCAATTGCCATACGCTCACGTACGCCTATCGCTCGCCGCGTGGAGTGATACCGCTATCGCGTTTCATCGATGCCGAAAATCACCTTGATATCCTGGCCAACGGCATCACGTTTACGCGTCCGCGAGCTCGCCAGCTCATCGAACAGTATCTGAATAAGCTGGGTTGCTGCGCGGGAGGCAATTGCGATCCCGGCGGCGACCGACCCAGTGCGCAGATCGTTCAGATCGCGATGCCTGGTGCGGGCCCTGAAATTGCTTCACTTGCGGAGGAGTTCTTCACGCGCGCCCTGGCAGAGCAACTGTCGCCATCGGACGTGTTTCGCATTACGATCACGTCGTTCTTAGATGCCTATAACTTCGACGTCCGCCGCCTGATGAAGTGTTGCATCCATCATGTTTTGCCCAGCGGGCATGTGATTCCGTTCTGCGCGTACAATGTCCTGTACCGCGACGGCCATGTCGCGCTTCCGGAATTGCGCAACGCGATCGCCGTTTCGGTGAGCAGGCAGGCGTAG
- a CDS encoding prenyltransferase/squalene oxidase repeat-containing protein — translation MARIYWLAVLLLGLSLSRLAVAQEPSSSPAATSEQVHQAVERAITYLQAESAAWLSTRQCAACHHAPMPFWALGEADRQGFAIDKKYLADKIESLLGSKDKLLSSKIFPNPADPPDPRPQGRGLNMGLPFLAVAARSLPSLEEGQKQSLQLIADEIVSKQQPDGSWEFFATLRRPPINESQTTDAAWIIMALDGETGPDAPESQRTALSKAIAWLEAANPADLHQDKALKVLLGTRGGKSSGQMQTTIDELLALQRADGGWSQTVPELKSDAFATGQTLYVLSLAGYTAERPEIKRGIDFLIATQAADGSWPMISRSTPDGSPGSSKLLTPITCAASSWATLGLARLVPKRS, via the coding sequence ATGGCCCGCATATACTGGCTCGCAGTGCTTCTTCTTGGGCTCAGCCTCTCGCGGCTCGCGGTGGCCCAGGAACCCTCATCAAGCCCCGCGGCTACGTCCGAGCAGGTTCACCAGGCGGTCGAGCGGGCCATCACTTATTTGCAGGCGGAAAGCGCGGCCTGGCTGAGTACGCGTCAATGCGCCGCCTGCCATCATGCGCCAATGCCGTTTTGGGCACTTGGCGAGGCTGACCGACAGGGCTTTGCGATCGACAAGAAATACCTGGCCGACAAGATCGAATCGTTGCTGGGGAGCAAAGACAAGCTGTTGAGTTCGAAGATTTTTCCGAACCCGGCCGATCCCCCCGACCCGCGCCCGCAGGGACGGGGGCTGAATATGGGGCTACCGTTCCTAGCTGTCGCTGCCCGCTCGTTGCCATCGCTCGAAGAGGGGCAAAAACAAAGCCTGCAGCTGATCGCGGATGAGATCGTCTCGAAACAGCAACCTGACGGCTCGTGGGAGTTTTTTGCCACACTCAGGCGACCACCGATTAACGAAAGCCAAACCACCGACGCCGCCTGGATCATCATGGCGCTCGACGGGGAAACCGGTCCTGACGCACCGGAATCGCAGCGCACGGCGCTATCGAAAGCCATCGCCTGGCTCGAGGCCGCCAATCCTGCCGATCTGCATCAAGACAAGGCTCTGAAAGTTCTCCTGGGGACTCGTGGTGGCAAATCCAGCGGGCAGATGCAGACCACGATCGATGAGTTGCTCGCCCTGCAGCGTGCCGACGGCGGCTGGAGCCAGACTGTCCCGGAATTAAAGAGCGACGCCTTTGCCACCGGCCAGACCTTGTATGTTTTGTCGCTCGCCGGTTACACGGCAGAAAGACCCGAAATCAAGCGAGGAATCGACTTCCTGATCGCCACCCAAGCGGCGGACGGAAGTTGGCCGATGATTTCGCGATCGACGCCCGATGGCTCGCCCGGGAGCTCGAAGTTATTGACGCCGATCACCTGCGCCGCCAGTTCCTGGGCCACACTCGGCTTGGCACGGCTCGTGCCCAAGCGGTCATAG
- a CDS encoding sugar O-acetyltransferase: MDARFHLDGRSHRERMLAGDQYLGNDPDLVRDGNRAATLTAQFNAVAADDHEARYRLLRELLGSVGEGTMIRPPFQCDYGYQTHIGARTFANWGLIALDVGRITIGDDVQIGPNVQLLTATHPLEPEPRRTKWEGSQPIAIGNNVWLGGGVIVCPGVTIGDNTVVGAGAVVVKDLPANVVAVGNPARVVRQM; the protein is encoded by the coding sequence ATGGATGCACGATTTCACCTTGACGGCCGTTCGCACCGCGAGCGAATGCTCGCCGGGGACCAGTATCTTGGCAATGATCCAGATCTGGTGAGGGATGGCAATCGCGCAGCGACGTTGACGGCCCAATTCAATGCCGTGGCCGCCGATGATCACGAGGCGCGCTACCGCCTCCTCCGCGAACTGCTCGGTTCGGTCGGCGAGGGCACTATGATCCGGCCACCATTCCAGTGCGATTACGGCTACCAGACGCATATCGGTGCGAGAACGTTCGCAAACTGGGGACTTATTGCGCTGGACGTCGGTAGGATCACGATTGGCGACGACGTGCAGATCGGTCCCAACGTGCAACTTCTTACGGCCACCCATCCGCTCGAACCGGAGCCCAGGCGGACGAAGTGGGAAGGGTCCCAGCCGATTGCTATTGGCAATAATGTCTGGCTGGGCGGCGGCGTGATCGTATGCCCGGGCGTAACCATCGGTGACAATACCGTGGTCGGTGCCGGCGCCGTCGTGGTGAAGGACCTGCCCGCCAATGTGGTCGCCGTTGGTAATCCAGCCCGGGTTGTTCGCCAGATGTAA
- the pepF gene encoding oligoendopeptidase F, with translation MTKIKQLPKRSQVKVADQWDLNSLFPDDDAWEVAFKRWERRISGYDKFRGQLGNGPKEIAACLKFDIEMDRGGERLGTYAFLKTAEDTANSTYQRMQGRYQNASSRAGQVASYIRPEIMAIPAAKMKKFMAAKELAPYRLLLERLLRYKPHTLSDGEEKLLAMQSEMAATASQVFRQLNNADLKFGAIKNDRGEMIELSHASFSALLHSPKRAVRQAAFEQYYQQFQAHENTLAATLSGSIQRDVYYARARAYPSALAGALFPDKVPHTVYDNLIAAVRHNLPALHGYYELRRRKMKLKDIHHYDTYVPILSELESRHTWNQAVKVVVEALEPLGSDYCGVLERGLAGRWCDRYENQGKQSGAFSSGSFDGDPYILMNFQPDVLDHVFTLAHEAGHSMHSYYSAKTQPFPYYNYTIFVAEVASTFNEQLLSKHLMRNARSDRERAFLINREIDAIRGTILRQTMFAEFEKITHELAEQNEPLTVDRFKSVYRELLEAYFGPDFVLDPELSLECFRIPHFYHAFYVYKYATGLSAAIALAERVTSSANGAVRDYLSFLQGGCSKDPLDLLRDAGVDMEKPEPVETALAYFRRLVEELDELL, from the coding sequence ATGACCAAGATCAAGCAACTTCCCAAGCGTAGCCAGGTAAAGGTCGCCGACCAGTGGGACCTGAACAGTCTGTTTCCGGATGACGATGCCTGGGAGGTCGCGTTCAAACGCTGGGAACGCCGCATCAGTGGCTATGACAAATTCCGTGGCCAGCTCGGCAATGGCCCCAAGGAGATCGCAGCCTGCCTGAAATTCGATATTGAAATGGATCGCGGGGGCGAGAGACTAGGGACGTACGCGTTTCTGAAGACCGCTGAAGATACGGCCAACAGCACCTATCAACGGATGCAAGGGCGCTATCAGAATGCCTCCAGCCGCGCCGGGCAAGTGGCGAGCTACATACGGCCCGAGATCATGGCCATCCCGGCGGCGAAGATGAAGAAATTCATGGCGGCCAAGGAGCTTGCGCCTTACCGCTTGTTGCTCGAACGGCTGCTGCGATACAAGCCGCACACGCTCAGTGATGGCGAAGAGAAGCTGCTGGCGATGCAAAGCGAAATGGCGGCCACCGCAAGCCAAGTATTCCGCCAGTTGAATAACGCCGATCTCAAGTTCGGCGCCATCAAGAACGACCGCGGCGAGATGATCGAACTAAGCCACGCTTCATTTTCGGCGCTACTGCACTCGCCCAAGCGGGCCGTCCGGCAAGCGGCCTTCGAGCAGTATTACCAGCAATTCCAGGCTCATGAGAATACGCTCGCGGCGACGCTCTCTGGCTCAATCCAGCGCGATGTCTACTACGCCCGCGCGCGGGCCTACCCCAGTGCTCTGGCTGGTGCGTTGTTTCCCGATAAAGTGCCGCATACCGTCTACGACAATCTGATTGCCGCCGTGCGTCACAATCTGCCTGCGCTACACGGTTACTACGAGCTGCGCCGGCGCAAGATGAAGCTCAAGGACATTCATCACTACGACACCTATGTGCCGATTCTCAGCGAGCTCGAATCGCGCCACACCTGGAACCAGGCGGTCAAAGTGGTGGTAGAAGCACTCGAGCCACTAGGAAGCGACTACTGCGGCGTCCTTGAGCGCGGTCTGGCAGGCCGCTGGTGCGATCGCTACGAGAACCAGGGTAAGCAGAGCGGGGCTTTTAGTTCCGGATCGTTCGACGGCGACCCTTACATTCTGATGAACTTCCAGCCCGACGTGCTCGATCACGTGTTTACGCTTGCGCACGAAGCGGGACACTCGATGCACTCGTATTATTCAGCAAAGACGCAGCCGTTTCCGTACTACAATTACACGATCTTCGTTGCCGAGGTTGCCAGCACGTTCAACGAGCAGTTGCTGTCGAAGCACCTTATGCGCAACGCCCGCAGCGATCGCGAACGGGCGTTTCTGATTAATCGCGAAATCGACGCGATCCGCGGCACGATTTTGCGACAGACGATGTTCGCCGAATTCGAGAAGATCACGCACGAGCTGGCCGAGCAGAATGAGCCATTGACGGTCGACCGTTTCAAAAGCGTCTACCGCGAGTTGTTGGAAGCGTATTTTGGTCCCGACTTCGTGCTCGATCCGGAGTTGTCGCTAGAATGCTTCCGCATCCCACACTTCTATCACGCGTTTTACGTCTATAAGTATGCCACTGGACTGTCAGCCGCGATCGCCCTGGCCGAGCGCGTGACCTCGAGTGCCAACGGCGCAGTGCGCGACTACCTGAGCTTCTTGCAAGGGGGCTGCTCGAAAGATCCGCTCGACCTGTTGCGCGATGCGGGGGTCGACATGGAAAAGCCAGAACCGGTTGAAACGGCGCTGGCCTATTTCCGTCGGCTGGTGGAGGAATTGGACGAGTTGCTGTAG
- a CDS encoding Gfo/Idh/MocA family oxidoreductase yields MSTTTKRVRLAIIGAGAVSDYHHVPGIRLDPRAELVAACDADPKLLEKRCRDWGIDRVTTDYHEICAAPDIDGVLIATPNFTHKEIAIAAAAGGKHVMCEKPLGLNASEVDDMLQAAESAGVVHMTAFTYRFAPAMRYLKHLVERGELGTLRHFRSQRFLDLPETSWGWRQYQDKAGAGDLFDMTIHRIDFAQDLLGPINSVSGAIARFAERTQTPDGRSCAPSDVDDWSAFLGEFAGGAVGVWEGTTLAKGYHRDGFGHEWAEINGSTGSAVYRLHEPNVILRGSTGHDLSPVEVPEQFLKPAGSPRNPRDGKPATVFRYDLAWEFVSAIVEGRPAVPSFLDGLRAQRVADAVLKSYSERRWVDLPR; encoded by the coding sequence ATGAGCACTACTACGAAGCGTGTGCGCCTGGCCATCATTGGCGCCGGCGCCGTCAGCGATTACCACCACGTGCCTGGTATCCGGCTCGACCCTCGCGCCGAACTGGTCGCTGCTTGCGATGCCGACCCCAAGCTCTTGGAAAAGCGCTGTCGTGACTGGGGCATCGACCGCGTCACAACGGACTATCACGAGATCTGCGCCGCGCCAGACATCGATGGAGTACTGATTGCCACGCCGAATTTCACGCACAAAGAGATTGCCATCGCGGCCGCCGCAGGGGGCAAGCACGTGATGTGCGAGAAGCCGCTCGGTTTGAACGCGTCCGAAGTCGACGACATGCTACAGGCAGCCGAGTCGGCCGGCGTCGTACACATGACGGCATTCACCTATCGCTTTGCGCCGGCGATGCGATATCTCAAGCACCTGGTCGAGCGCGGTGAGTTGGGCACGTTGCGGCACTTTCGCTCGCAACGGTTTTTGGATTTGCCCGAAACGAGTTGGGGCTGGCGCCAATACCAGGATAAAGCGGGCGCCGGCGACCTGTTCGACATGACGATCCACCGCATCGATTTCGCTCAGGACCTGCTGGGGCCGATCAACAGCGTATCCGGCGCGATCGCTCGATTCGCCGAGCGCACGCAGACTCCTGATGGCCGGTCTTGCGCTCCCTCGGATGTCGATGATTGGTCCGCATTCCTGGGCGAATTCGCAGGGGGCGCCGTGGGCGTGTGGGAGGGCACCACGCTGGCCAAGGGCTATCATCGTGATGGCTTTGGTCACGAGTGGGCCGAGATCAACGGTTCGACTGGCTCGGCCGTCTATCGGCTGCACGAACCGAATGTGATTCTGCGCGGATCGACAGGCCACGATTTGTCGCCGGTCGAGGTGCCCGAGCAGTTCTTGAAGCCGGCGGGCAGCCCGAGGAATCCGCGCGACGGCAAGCCTGCCACGGTGTTCCGCTACGACCTGGCCTGGGAATTCGTCTCGGCCATCGTCGAAGGCCGCCCGGCCGTGCCTAGTTTCCTTGATGGGCTGCGTGCCCAGAGAGTGGCCGACGCCGTGCTGAAGTCCTACAGCGAGCGCCGCTGGGTCGACCTGCCGCGTTAA
- a CDS encoding BlaI/MecI/CopY family transcriptional regulator, whose protein sequence is MSKRRKLPRLSAGEMEIVQMLWRAGAVTLSEAHAAVDRPIGYTTVQTRLNRLVEKGVVTRSVDRPARYAAAVAPEDVSARHFDLLLERISDGNVVPLVAHLVRDRTLSPDEIAELKQLIADVESGHARGAESGTTRPAEPANRTPAEQSTRGAKTNHAKREGKS, encoded by the coding sequence ATGAGCAAGCGACGGAAGCTACCCCGCCTGTCAGCCGGCGAAATGGAGATCGTGCAAATGCTGTGGCGGGCTGGTGCCGTCACACTGTCCGAGGCGCACGCCGCGGTCGATCGGCCGATTGGCTACACCACGGTCCAGACGCGGTTGAACCGATTGGTCGAAAAGGGGGTCGTCACGCGGTCCGTCGATCGCCCGGCCCGCTACGCAGCGGCGGTCGCACCTGAAGATGTCAGCGCTCGGCATTTCGACCTGCTGCTGGAGCGTATTAGCGACGGCAACGTAGTGCCGCTGGTGGCTCATTTGGTGCGCGACCGCACCCTGTCGCCGGACGAAATCGCCGAGCTCAAACAGTTGATCGCCGATGTGGAATCCGGCCACGCCCGAGGTGCCGAATCTGGCACGACAAGACCAGCCGAGCCGGCCAACCGGACGCCGGCCGAGCAATCGACGCGAGGAGCCAAAACAAACCACGCCAAGCGAGAGGGCAAGTCATGA